In Flavobacterium endoglycinae, one DNA window encodes the following:
- a CDS encoding MGH1-like glycoside hydrolase domain-containing protein, whose amino-acid sequence MLTNFKHKIIALSIVIACLNSSCKSGAGHSQGKSAILNSKDFKHYVDYFNTMEDENLKFAIPNDSAWTWMEKNIPLFECPQQNFEEIYYFRWWSVRKHIKNTPQGFAITEFLVDRSYADKYNMISCALGHHINEFRWVHDPKYIEQDVKLWYRGNDGKPMNKLYKFSSWTADALYNRYLVNKDEKFLLDLYPDMVTDYAVWEKDRQRKDGLFWQHDVKDGMEESLSGGRKVQNARPTINSYMYGNAVAISKMAEMKGDKDVEAKFKAKADDLKQLVETKLWNPKSEFFETLTQKDTLAQVREAIGFIPWYFNLPEKGKGFEKAWEQVKDEKGFSAPFGLTTAERRSPRFRTHGTGTCEWDGAIWPFASSQTLTAMANVLNNYNQDFVGKPDYFKQMELYVQSQYYRGKPYLGEYLDETTGYWLMGDRERSRYYNHSTFNDLMITGLVGLRPRADEKIEVNPLIPQEKWDWFCLDKVLYHGSIITILWDKTGEKYKKGKGFRVFKNGKEIAFSEKLERVISK is encoded by the coding sequence ATGTTGACAAATTTCAAACATAAAATAATAGCCCTTTCGATCGTAATTGCCTGCTTAAATAGCAGTTGCAAATCTGGTGCGGGACATTCACAAGGAAAATCGGCCATTTTAAACTCGAAAGATTTCAAACATTATGTGGATTATTTCAACACGATGGAAGATGAAAACTTAAAATTTGCGATTCCAAATGACAGTGCTTGGACTTGGATGGAAAAGAATATTCCGTTGTTTGAATGTCCGCAGCAAAATTTTGAAGAAATCTATTATTTCAGATGGTGGAGCGTTCGTAAGCATATTAAAAATACACCGCAAGGATTTGCAATTACGGAGTTTCTGGTAGACCGTTCGTATGCCGATAAATACAATATGATCAGCTGTGCTTTGGGGCATCATATTAATGAATTCAGATGGGTTCATGATCCGAAATACATTGAGCAAGATGTGAAACTTTGGTACCGAGGCAATGACGGAAAACCGATGAACAAATTGTATAAATTCAGCAGTTGGACAGCCGATGCTTTATACAATCGTTATTTGGTGAATAAAGATGAAAAATTCTTATTGGATTTGTACCCAGATATGGTTACCGATTATGCCGTTTGGGAAAAGGATCGCCAACGCAAGGATGGTTTGTTTTGGCAACATGATGTAAAAGACGGAATGGAAGAATCTTTAAGCGGCGGACGTAAAGTGCAAAATGCGAGACCAACGATTAACAGTTATATGTATGGAAACGCCGTAGCGATTTCTAAAATGGCTGAAATGAAAGGCGATAAGGACGTGGAAGCAAAATTCAAAGCTAAAGCTGATGATTTGAAGCAATTAGTGGAAACGAAATTATGGAATCCAAAAAGTGAGTTTTTTGAAACTTTAACGCAAAAAGATACGCTGGCACAAGTTCGTGAAGCGATTGGATTTATTCCGTGGTATTTTAATCTTCCAGAAAAAGGAAAAGGATTTGAAAAAGCCTGGGAACAGGTGAAAGATGAAAAAGGATTTTCGGCTCCGTTTGGTTTAACAACGGCAGAAAGAAGAAGTCCGCGTTTTAGAACTCATGGGACAGGAACCTGCGAATGGGACGGCGCGATTTGGCCTTTTGCAAGTTCACAGACTTTGACAGCGATGGCTAATGTTTTAAATAATTACAATCAGGATTTTGTTGGAAAACCAGATTATTTCAAACAAATGGAACTGTATGTGCAGTCACAGTATTATAGAGGAAAACCTTATCTTGGCGAATATTTAGACGAAACGACAGGTTATTGGTTAATGGGTGACAGAGAAAGAAGCCGTTATTACAACCATTCAACTTTCAATGATTTAATGATTACGGGATTGGTTGGTTTACGACCAAGAGCTGATGAAAAGATTGAAGTGAATCCGTTGATTCCACAAGAAAAATGGGATTGGTTTTGTTTGGATAAGGTTTTATATCACGGTAGTATTATTACGATTCTTTGGGACAAAACAGGAGAAAAATATAAAAAAGGAAAAGGGTTTAGGGTTTTCAAAAACGGAAAAGAGATTGCTTTTTCTGAGAAATTGGAAAGAGTGATTTCTAAGTAA
- a CDS encoding glycoside hydrolase family 95 protein, whose amino-acid sequence MKLKLKITAICFGIFSFAATAQNDLKLWYDKPATIWNEALPLGNGRLGAMVFGDPAVERLQLNEETIWAGSPNSNAHTKSIEALPKVRQLIFDGKFNEAQDLATRDIMSQTNDGMPYQTFGSVYISFAGHQKYTDYYRDLDISNATAKVKYKVNGVEFTREILTAFSDQVIVVKLSASKPGQITCNVFMNSPIDKTVASTEGNQIILSGVGTNFEGVKGKVKFQGRLTAKNKGGEIESSNGVLSINKADEVVLYISIATNFKNYQDISGDEVAKSKSFLEQALPKSFDEIKKAHVDYYQKFFNRVSLDLGSNDLIKKPTNERIRDFSKQFDPQLAALYFQFGRYLLISSSQPGGQPANLQGIWNDMVTPPWDSKYTTNINAEMNYWPAQVTNLQEMHEPFVQMAKELSVTGAETARMMYNASGWVLHHNTDIWRVTAPVDSAASGMWPTGGAWVCQDLWEKYLYTGDKKYLAEIYPIMKGAADFFLDFMIVDPNTGYLVVVPSSSPENTHAGGTGKATIASGTTMDNQLIFDLFTHVIEASALVSPDAAYTKKVSDALAKMPPMKIGKHSQLQEWQDDWDNPKDNHRHVSHLYGLYPSNQISPIKTPELFQAAKQSLIYRTDESTGWSMGWKVNLWARLLDGNHAYKLIQDQLHLVTADQRKGGGTYPNMLDAHQPFQIDGNFGCTAGFAEMLMQSQEDAIQLLPALPTVWKDGSVKGLVARGSFVIDMTWKNNKVSALKIYSKIGGNCRLKVENTLSGSSIRKAKGKNPNPLFYDVEVNKPIISNEAKLEKVKLPNYNIYDVNMKAGQTYTFTGN is encoded by the coding sequence ATGAAGTTAAAATTAAAAATCACAGCAATCTGTTTTGGAATTTTTTCGTTTGCTGCAACGGCCCAAAACGACTTGAAATTATGGTACGATAAACCAGCAACCATATGGAATGAAGCTTTGCCATTAGGCAACGGACGTCTAGGCGCAATGGTTTTTGGTGATCCAGCAGTTGAACGTTTGCAATTGAACGAAGAAACCATTTGGGCAGGTTCTCCAAACAGTAATGCACATACAAAATCTATCGAAGCTTTGCCTAAAGTAAGACAGCTTATTTTTGACGGAAAATTTAACGAAGCACAAGATTTGGCTACGAGAGATATCATGTCGCAGACCAATGACGGAATGCCGTATCAGACTTTCGGAAGTGTTTATATTTCATTTGCAGGACATCAAAAATACACCGATTATTACAGAGATTTAGATATCAGCAATGCTACTGCAAAAGTAAAATACAAAGTAAACGGTGTTGAGTTTACAAGAGAAATTCTAACTGCATTTTCAGATCAGGTTATTGTGGTGAAACTTTCTGCGAGTAAACCAGGCCAGATTACGTGCAACGTTTTCATGAACAGTCCGATTGATAAAACGGTCGCTTCAACAGAAGGAAACCAGATTATACTTTCAGGAGTTGGAACTAATTTTGAAGGCGTAAAGGGAAAAGTAAAATTTCAAGGAAGACTTACCGCTAAAAATAAAGGCGGAGAAATTGAGTCAAGCAACGGTGTTTTAAGCATCAACAAAGCCGATGAAGTTGTGTTGTACATTTCGATTGCAACCAATTTTAAAAACTACCAAGATATTTCAGGAGATGAAGTTGCAAAAAGCAAATCGTTTTTAGAGCAGGCATTGCCAAAAAGTTTCGACGAAATCAAAAAAGCGCATGTTGATTATTACCAAAAATTCTTCAACAGAGTTTCTTTAGATTTAGGTTCGAATGATCTGATTAAGAAACCAACAAACGAAAGAATTAGAGATTTCTCTAAACAATTCGATCCGCAGTTGGCCGCTTTGTATTTCCAGTTTGGCCGTTATCTTTTAATTTCGAGTTCTCAGCCAGGCGGACAGCCAGCGAATTTACAAGGAATTTGGAACGATATGGTTACACCGCCTTGGGACAGCAAATACACGACAAACATCAATGCCGAAATGAATTACTGGCCTGCACAAGTAACTAATTTGCAGGAAATGCACGAACCGTTTGTTCAAATGGCAAAGGAATTAAGTGTAACAGGTGCAGAAACCGCCAGAATGATGTACAATGCCAGCGGATGGGTTTTGCATCACAACACTGATATTTGGCGTGTAACCGCTCCTGTAGATTCAGCTGCTTCTGGGATGTGGCCAACAGGCGGTGCTTGGGTTTGTCAGGATTTATGGGAAAAATATTTATATACAGGAGATAAAAAGTATTTGGCAGAAATTTATCCGATTATGAAAGGTGCTGCCGATTTCTTTTTGGATTTCATGATTGTAGATCCAAACACAGGATATTTGGTTGTGGTACCGTCAAGTTCTCCAGAAAACACACACGCTGGCGGAACTGGAAAAGCGACAATTGCATCTGGAACAACAATGGATAATCAGCTGATTTTTGATTTGTTTACGCATGTTATAGAAGCTTCTGCTTTGGTTTCTCCAGATGCAGCTTATACGAAAAAAGTAAGCGATGCTTTGGCGAAAATGCCACCAATGAAAATTGGAAAACACAGTCAGTTACAAGAATGGCAGGACGATTGGGATAATCCGAAAGACAATCACAGACACGTTTCGCATTTGTACGGATTGTACCCGAGCAATCAGATTTCGCCAATAAAAACACCAGAATTATTTCAAGCGGCCAAACAATCGCTGATTTACAGAACAGACGAATCTACAGGCTGGTCAATGGGATGGAAAGTGAATTTATGGGCGAGATTATTAGATGGAAATCATGCTTATAAATTGATTCAAGACCAATTGCATTTAGTAACGGCTGACCAAAGAAAGGGAGGAGGAACGTATCCAAATATGTTAGATGCGCATCAGCCTTTTCAAATTGATGGAAATTTTGGCTGTACTGCCGGTTTTGCCGAAATGCTGATGCAGAGTCAAGAAGACGCGATTCAGTTATTGCCTGCTCTGCCAACGGTTTGGAAAGACGGGAGCGTAAAAGGTTTAGTGGCAAGAGGCAGTTTTGTAATCGATATGACGTGGAAAAACAATAAAGTTTCAGCTTTAAAAATCTATTCGAAAATTGGAGGAAACTGTCGTTTGAAAGTAGAAAATACATTAAGCGGTTCTTCAATCAGAAAGGCAAAAGGAAAAAATCCAAATCCTTTGTTTTATGATGTGGAAGTGAATAAACCTATTATTTCAAATGAAGCAAAACTGGAAAAAGTAAAACTGCCAAATTACAATATTTACGATGTGAATATGAAAGCGGGACAGACGTATACTTTTACGGGAAATTAA
- a CDS encoding glycoside hydrolase family 78 protein, producing MKKFFLHLTLIISLCTISAKAQNKIIVSDLKCEMLTNPEGIDVLQPRLSWKIKATINDVKQTGYQIIASSSLEKLNAGNGDLWDSGKVQSDASVNVIYNGKKLENRQDVFWKVIVFTNKGEIQSKENAHFSIGILTYADWKSTRWIGYEKTSPGDSISQYSRLSARYLRKEINLKKKVKNAKVYIMGMGLYELYINGNKIGDQVLAPVPTDYTKNVKYNVFDVTSQLQEGKNILGTILGNGRFFTMRQDYKPYKIKTFGYPKMALQLFVEYTDGSKDVIRTDDTWKITTDGPILSNNEYDGEEYDARKEMKGWNTVNFDDKKWLSAEYVQEPGGFYEGQMSANMKVKREVKPISIKQTPKGTYILDMGQNMVGWLQLKVKGNKGDKITMKFAESLQPDGSLYIANLRDAKTTDIYTLKGEGEEVWEPRFIFHGFRFVEISGFATKPTVENFVGKVVYDDIQTTGTFDSSNPIMNQIFKNAWWGISGNYKGMPIDCPQRNERQPWLGDRTTGAYGESFLFDNQTLYAKWLDDIKYSQTIDGGLPDVAPAFWRYYGDNVTWPGTYITVADMLYQQFGDEKVVEKQYPYMKKWMDYMEENYLVDDLMTKDKYGDWCVPPESLELIRSKDPARLTDGELISSAFYYQLLNIMKKFAVIANAEKDIQHYNDLASRIKKAFNAKYLNTDKNSYANNTVTANLLPLTFGMVPDGLQTKIFENLVHEVEVTKNGHVSTGVIGTQFLMRTLTDFGRGDLAFKLASNKTYPSWGYMVENGATTIWELWNGNTADPAMNSQNHVMLLGDLLIWYYENMAGIKSNPETPGFKQIIMKPDFNAGLTYVNASYESIYGTIKSDWKKDKKALVWNITIPANSSAIVYLPIPNISSVTINKQKLPQFSEAYKTETNSIVLTLSSGNYVLTIK from the coding sequence ATGAAAAAGTTTTTTTTACATCTTACCTTAATCATTTCACTTTGCACCATTTCGGCGAAAGCCCAAAACAAAATAATAGTGAGTGATTTAAAATGCGAAATGCTGACCAATCCGGAAGGAATTGACGTTTTACAGCCAAGACTAAGCTGGAAAATAAAAGCGACTATAAACGATGTAAAACAAACGGGATATCAAATTATTGCTTCGTCAAGTTTAGAAAAACTAAATGCAGGAAATGGCGATTTATGGGACAGCGGAAAAGTGCAAAGCGATGCTTCTGTAAACGTAATCTATAACGGAAAAAAGCTTGAAAACAGACAAGATGTTTTCTGGAAAGTAATTGTTTTTACCAATAAAGGAGAAATCCAATCCAAAGAAAATGCACATTTCAGCATTGGGATTTTGACTTATGCCGACTGGAAATCTACGCGATGGATTGGTTATGAAAAAACGTCTCCGGGCGATAGTATTTCGCAGTATTCGAGATTATCGGCACGTTATCTTCGAAAAGAAATCAACCTAAAAAAGAAAGTCAAAAATGCCAAGGTATACATCATGGGAATGGGCTTGTATGAGTTGTACATTAACGGAAATAAAATTGGAGATCAGGTTTTAGCACCAGTTCCGACGGATTATACGAAGAATGTAAAATACAATGTTTTTGATGTGACTTCGCAGTTGCAAGAAGGCAAAAACATATTGGGAACGATTTTGGGAAACGGACGTTTTTTCACGATGCGTCAGGATTACAAACCGTATAAAATCAAAACTTTTGGTTACCCGAAAATGGCTTTGCAGTTGTTTGTGGAATATACCGATGGAAGCAAAGACGTAATCAGAACCGATGATACTTGGAAAATCACAACCGATGGCCCCATTTTATCCAACAACGAATACGATGGAGAAGAATATGATGCCCGCAAAGAAATGAAGGGCTGGAATACCGTTAATTTTGATGATAAAAAATGGCTTTCTGCGGAATATGTTCAAGAACCAGGTGGATTCTACGAAGGGCAGATGTCGGCTAATATGAAAGTGAAGCGCGAAGTAAAACCAATTTCGATAAAACAAACACCAAAAGGAACTTATATCTTGGATATGGGACAAAATATGGTGGGTTGGTTGCAGTTGAAAGTCAAAGGAAATAAAGGCGATAAAATTACGATGAAATTTGCTGAATCGCTTCAGCCAGACGGTTCGTTGTACATTGCCAATTTGCGCGATGCAAAAACTACGGATATTTATACTTTAAAAGGCGAAGGAGAAGAAGTTTGGGAACCTCGTTTTATTTTCCACGGATTCAGATTTGTTGAAATTTCAGGTTTTGCTACCAAACCAACGGTAGAAAATTTTGTTGGAAAAGTAGTTTATGATGACATTCAAACCACAGGAACTTTCGATTCTTCAAACCCAATCATGAATCAGATTTTTAAGAATGCTTGGTGGGGAATCAGCGGGAATTACAAAGGAATGCCAATCGATTGTCCGCAAAGAAATGAGCGTCAGCCTTGGTTGGGAGATAGAACGACTGGAGCTTATGGCGAAAGTTTCTTATTCGATAATCAGACTTTATACGCAAAATGGTTAGACGATATTAAATACTCCCAAACCATAGACGGCGGACTCCCAGATGTGGCACCTGCTTTTTGGCGTTATTACGGCGACAATGTAACATGGCCAGGAACGTATATCACAGTTGCTGATATGTTGTATCAGCAGTTTGGTGATGAAAAAGTAGTCGAAAAACAATATCCGTACATGAAAAAATGGATGGATTATATGGAAGAGAATTATCTGGTTGATGATTTAATGACAAAAGATAAATATGGCGATTGGTGTGTTCCGCCAGAATCTTTAGAATTAATCCGTTCCAAAGATCCAGCTCGTCTAACAGATGGAGAATTGATTTCTAGCGCATTCTATTATCAGCTTTTAAATATCATGAAGAAATTTGCTGTGATTGCGAATGCAGAAAAAGACATTCAGCATTATAATGATTTGGCTTCTAGAATTAAGAAAGCATTCAATGCCAAATATTTAAATACAGACAAAAACAGTTATGCCAATAATACGGTTACAGCCAATTTATTGCCTTTAACTTTCGGAATGGTTCCAGACGGACTTCAAACTAAAATCTTTGAAAATTTGGTTCACGAAGTTGAAGTGACGAAAAATGGTCATGTAAGCACAGGCGTTATCGGAACACAGTTTTTAATGCGAACGTTAACCGATTTCGGGCGTGGCGATTTGGCTTTCAAATTAGCATCCAACAAAACCTATCCGAGCTGGGGTTACATGGTAGAAAACGGTGCGACTACAATCTGGGAACTTTGGAACGGAAACACGGCAGATCCAGCCATGAATTCGCAAAACCACGTCATGCTTTTGGGCGATTTATTGATTTGGTATTACGAAAATATGGCAGGAATTAAAAGTAATCCTGAAACTCCAGGTTTCAAACAAATCATCATGAAACCCGATTTCAATGCGGGATTGACGTATGTGAATGCTTCTTACGAATCAATTTATGGAACCATTAAAAGTGACTGGAAAAAAGATAAAAAGGCTTTGGTTTGGAATATTACCATTCCCGCGAATAGTTCTGCAATTGTTTATTTACCAATTCCTAATATCTCATCAGTGACTATAAATAAACAAAAGCTGCCTCAATTTTCAGAGGCTTATAAAACCGAAACCAATAGTATAGTGCTTACCTTGTCTTCTGGTAATTATGTTTTGACTATTAAGTAG
- a CDS encoding sialidase family protein — protein MKITKLAFVLFGLFLLGSCKSALEKKTWKEGILVDQFIYDKAPYPSCHAVTIVEATNGDLVASWFGGTHERHPDVCIYVSIKPKGSDTWNEGVKVADGVMKEGPRLPTWNPVLYQIPGGDLMLFYKIGPKPSEWWGVIRTSSDGGKTWSEAQKMPDGFLGPIKNKPVLLSNGTLLCPSSIEGDGWRLRMESTPDFGKTWVMGDTLPRGKQKINAIQPSILFHKDGSIQAIGRTRNRAIFSTFSKDNGKTWSDIELIGLPNNNSGTDAVTLKDGRHLLVYNHVLPPGKEAKGPRTPLNVSVSKDGIHWNAALVLEDSKISQYSYPSMIQSSDGMVHIVYTWRREKLKYVKVDPSKLVALPIKNGVWPGEEGKVVTAVKAEEE, from the coding sequence ATGAAGATAACAAAATTAGCATTTGTATTGTTTGGACTTTTCCTTTTAGGAAGTTGTAAATCGGCTTTAGAAAAAAAGACTTGGAAAGAAGGTATTTTAGTAGATCAGTTTATTTACGATAAAGCCCCATATCCGTCTTGCCACGCGGTTACAATTGTCGAAGCTACAAATGGTGATTTAGTTGCTTCTTGGTTTGGCGGAACTCACGAGAGACACCCAGACGTTTGCATTTATGTGTCGATCAAACCAAAAGGAAGCGATACTTGGAATGAAGGCGTAAAAGTGGCCGACGGAGTGATGAAAGAAGGGCCAAGATTACCAACTTGGAATCCGGTTTTATATCAAATTCCAGGTGGCGATTTAATGCTTTTCTACAAAATCGGACCAAAACCATCGGAATGGTGGGGTGTAATCAGAACTTCATCTGATGGCGGAAAAACGTGGTCTGAAGCTCAAAAGATGCCAGACGGTTTCTTAGGGCCAATCAAAAATAAACCTGTTTTATTAAGCAACGGAACTTTATTATGCCCGTCAAGTATCGAAGGCGATGGTTGGAGGCTTCGTATGGAATCTACTCCAGATTTTGGGAAAACTTGGGTAATGGGCGATACACTTCCAAGAGGAAAACAAAAAATCAATGCAATTCAGCCTAGTATTTTATTCCATAAAGATGGAAGCATTCAAGCCATTGGAAGAACCAGAAACAGAGCGATTTTCAGCACTTTCTCAAAAGACAATGGAAAAACGTGGTCGGATATTGAATTAATCGGACTTCCCAATAACAACTCTGGCACGGATGCTGTAACCTTAAAAGATGGAAGACATTTACTGGTTTACAATCACGTTCTTCCTCCAGGAAAAGAGGCGAAAGGGCCTAGAACGCCTTTGAATGTTTCGGTTTCGAAAGACGGAATTCACTGGAATGCAGCTTTGGTTTTAGAAGATTCAAAAATCAGCCAATATTCTTATCCTTCAATGATTCAAAGTTCAGACGGAATGGTGCATATTGTTTACACTTGGAGAAGAGAAAAATTGAAATACGTAAAAGTTGATCCGAGTAAGTTAGTGGCACTTCCAATCAAAAACGGTGTTTGGCCAGGTGAAGAAGGAAAAGTGGTAACAGCTGTAAAAGCGGAAGAAGAGTAA